Genomic DNA from Acidobacteriota bacterium:
CAGGGCTCGCGAGATCGCCTCACGATCCCAGTCCTGCTCGCCGACCGAGTCGTCCACGTCGAGCTCCACGCTGAAGCCCTTGCTCTCGATCCAGGATGTGTAATCGCTCAGAAGCGATCGAATCAGATCCGCCGGGCGAGCCGGAGCCCTGACGAGTTTGACTCCCTCGGCATCGAGCCGTGCCACATCGAGAACGTTCTCGACCAGGTGTGAAAGCAGCATCGTTTCGCGATGAATCGCGTTGCGGATGTCTCCACGCTGCTCGGAGCTCAGCTCCTCATCGCGGTCGAGCGTCTCGATTCCGAGGCGGATCATCGACAGCGGCGTTCTCAGCTCGTGACTCACGTTCGCAACCAGCGCTTCGCGAAGTCTCACCGCATTCCGCTCCTCGGTCAGACTCTTCAGGATCAGACTGCCTGCGAGCAGCAGAAGAAACAGAGCGATCAGTGCCGTCGAAATGCTGACGAAACGAGGATTCTGAAAGCCCGAGCCGGAGAACCGGTCGTCGATCGACGCACGGACTGCCCAGCCTTCCAGCGGAGGCTGCAATGGAACGGTCACCGCATAGCCGGATCCGGACGATTCGAACCGCCCCTCCGTCAGCTCCGCCGTCACGATCTCGACCGTCGACCGCCGGCGGATCTCCTCCGCATCGCGCGATCCCTCGCCATGGGTATCCTCCACATCGATCAGCGCGTCACCCCGGGCGATTCTGAGCAACAGCTCCCTGTCGAATTTATACCGGACAGCCCCGCCAGCCGAGTAGAACTCACCGTCTTCGCTCTCCGATGACGAGCGCCGCCGGCTGACGTAAACCGAGCCGGATGGATCGCCATCAGGGAGCCAGATCGCCGAGATGACCCAGGGATGCCTGTCGATCCAGGCGTTCATCTCGTCGTAGCCCACCGAGCCGCTTTCCGACTCGACCTCCCGCCAGTCGGCGGCGGCCGAGTTGATCATCCTTGCGGCATCGGCATCCACGCGCCGCGCCGCGATCTCGGCGGCGCTGTGAAGGTACTCCACCGTGAACGATTCGAGTCCTCGCTCCATCTTCGTGGCGACGCGCACGGATACCCATGAGAGCGTCACGAAAACCACGGAGACGATCGCGAATGCGAGTACGACCGAGACTCGCCGATCAGGAGCAAGGCGCGGCATGACGCCTCAAAGTCTAATGGCCTTCGGAGTCGTCGTGCTGCTTCGCCAGGTGATTGGCGACGATCTGCTCGATCCGCTCCGGGGGGAGGGGTGCAAGCCGGGCGTGAAGCCGCAGAAGCTCACCGAGCCGGACGACGACGATGGTCAGATCCCGTCCGTTGTCCCGGGGGTTGAGATAGCGCTTGATCTGTGAAGGACTCTTTCCCCGGCAATCGTGACCGTTGATCCCGATGATGCGATCGCCTGCGTCGAGCCCCGCCCTCTCCGCCGGACTCTCCTCGTCGACGTCCGTGATGACGGTCCCCCAGCGACCGGGCGCGAGGGTGACCCCGAGATACATCTTGTCGGCGAGAATTGATCGCATCTGCGCTTCGCACTCATGGGCGGGCGCCTTACACTTCCTGCCTTCTGCACCCACCGGGCTCGACATTGCCGCGAGCACAACCAGCACGCCTGCGAGCCGGCCCTGACGATTGACGTTCATCAACCCTGCAAAGGATCGCATCAAACAGTTTCATTCCGATTTTGGCATTCCGCGGGGTGACGGAACGCAAAATCCTCATCTAGCCTGCCGCGACGAGACGATCGCTCGAGAAAACTCTCTTCAACCACAGGCCCGTGTGGCTGTCGGAGACGCTGGAGACCGCCTCCGGCGAGCCCTGAGCCACGATCTTTCCCCCACCACGCCCCCCTTCAGGCCCGAGGTCGATCAGCCAGTCCGCGGTCTTCAGCACATCCAGATTGTGCTCGATGATCACCACCGTGTTCCCCTTCCCGACGAGCCCGTGCATCAGTCCAACGAGTTTTGCCACATCGTCGAAATGGAGCCCGGTCGTCGGCTCATCCAGAATGTAGAGGGTCTTGCCGGTCGAGCGCTTCGACAGCTCCTTGGCGAGCTTGACCCGCTGCGCTTCCCCTCCCGAGAGCGTCGTTGCGGGCTGCCCCAGACGGATGTACCCGAGACCCACTTGGTTGAGCGTATCGAGCACCCGGTGGATCCTCGGCACATTCTCGAATACCTCCAGCGCCCTCTCCACCGGCATTTCGAGAATCTCGGATATCGAAAGACCCTTGTAATGCACCTGAAGGGTCTCGCGGTTGTACCGCTTCCCGCCGCACACCTCGCAGGTCACATAGATGTCGGGGAGGAAGTGCATCTCGATCTTGACCTGGCCGTCGCCGCGGCACGACTCGCAGCGGCCGCCCTTGACGTTGAACGAGAACCGCCCCGGCTTCCAGCCGCGCATCCTCGCTTCGGGCACCCGGCTCATCAGGTTCCGGATCTCGGTGAAGACGCCCGTGTAGGTCGCCGGATTCGAGCGCGGCGTCCTTCCGATCGGCGACTGATCGATGTTGATGATCTTGTCGATCTGGTCGAGCCCCTCGATCGATTCGTGTTCCCCCGGCACTGCCACGCTCCGGTAGATCTCCCGAGCGACCGCTTTGTAGAGGATCTCGTTCACCAGTGTCGATTTTCCGGAGCCGGATACGCCACTCACCGCGACGAAGAGCCCCAGCGGTATCTCGACATCGATATTTTTCAGATTGTTCTCACGTGCTCCGAGAATCCTGAGTTTCGCCTCGCCCGGCTCCCGCCGTTCCTCGGGAATCGCAATCGATCGGCGCCCCGTCAGGTAGTCCGCCGTCAGGGAGCGCTCGTATCTCACGACCTCTTCCATTGTCCCCTCGGCCACGATCTCTCCCCCGTGCTCTCCCGCGCGAGGACCGAGGTCGATGACGTGATCCGCGGTGGCAATCGTCTCTTCGTCGTGCTCGACGACGAGCACCGTATTGCCGAGATCGCGAAGCCCGAGCAGCGCATCGAGAAGGCGGCGGTTGTCGCGCTGGTGCAGCCCGATCGAGGGCTCGTCGAGGACGTAGAGCACACCCATCAGGCGGGATCCGATCTGGGTTGCGAGCCGGATGCGCTGCGCCTCTCCTCCCGCAAGCGTCGCCGCTGCCCGATCCAGAGAAAGGTACGCAACCCCGACCTCGGAGAGAAAATGAAGCCGGTCGCGGATCTCCTGGAGGACCTTCCCTGCGATTGCCTGGTCGCGCTCGCTCAGCCGGATCGCTGAGAAGAACTCGCGCGCATCACCGAGCGACATCGCGACCACCGAGTCGATCGATTTCCCCGCGAAGGTCACCGCCAGCGCCTCCGGTTTGAGGCGCCGTCCGCCACAGTCCGTGCACTCCTGCGCCGTCATGAATTTCTCGAGCTCGGACCGGAGATCGTCCGATTCCGCCTCCAGGTACCGGCGGCTGATCATCGGGAGCAGGCCATCGAAAGTTCCCTTGTAGCTGTAGCGGCTCTTCTCCCCCTTGTAGCGGAATCGCATCTCGGCGTCGGAACCCTCCATGATGGCGGTCCGGATCTTCGCGGTGAGCTTCGACCACGGTGTCGTCGCTTTTCCGCCGAGGTGCGAGACGAGCTGCTCGATCTGCCGGATGCGCCAGTTCGAGGCGCCTTCGTTCCATAGAGCGATGGCGCCCTTCGCGATCGAGCGGCTGTCGTCGGG
This window encodes:
- a CDS encoding HAMP domain-containing histidine kinase yields the protein MPRLAPDRRVSVVLAFAIVSVVFVTLSWVSVRVATKMERGLESFTVEYLHSAAEIAARRVDADAARMINSAAADWREVESESGSVGYDEMNAWIDRHPWVISAIWLPDGDPSGSVYVSRRRSSSESEDGEFYSAGGAVRYKFDRELLLRIARGDALIDVEDTHGEGSRDAEEIRRRSTVEIVTAELTEGRFESSGSGYAVTVPLQPPLEGWAVRASIDDRFSGSGFQNPRFVSISTALIALFLLLLAGSLILKSLTEERNAVRLREALVANVSHELRTPLSMIRLGIETLDRDEELSSEQRGDIRNAIHRETMLLSHLVENVLDVARLDAEGVKLVRAPARPADLIRSLLSDYTSWIESKGFSVELDVDDSVGEQDWDREAISRALLNLIDNAVKYSPDQGKIAVTLSQTPDSVRISVEDEGVGLDEAELGRIFDPYYRAEFSDIAMVRGAGLGLTLVREIVRAHGGKMEVRSKKGSGSTFTMMFPRTAGPPGVVDDVPRGKLSPEVDAG
- a CDS encoding PDZ domain-containing protein yields the protein MRSILADKMYLGVTLAPGRWGTVITDVDEESPAERAGLDAGDRIIGINGHDCRGKSPSQIKRYLNPRDNGRDLTIVVVRLGELLRLHARLAPLPPERIEQIVANHLAKQHDDSEGH
- the uvrA gene encoding excinuclease ABC subunit UvrA, whose product is MESIIVRGAREHNLRNIDVVIPRNKLTVITGVSGSGKSSLAFDTVFAEGQRRYVESLSAYARQFLEQMEKPDVDSIEGLSPAISIEQKTTSKNPRSTVGTLTEIYDYMRLLWASVGQPHCTNCGKAIAPQSVQQMTERLMTLAPGTKFTILAPFVRGKKGEYRKQMEQLVKQGFTRAVVDGEMIELADPPTLDKQKKHDIDVVIDRLVMKEELGSRLAESLETASKVGSGLVKILYAEDGREELLSEKFSCPDCGVSIGEVTPRLFSFNSPYGACSACSGLGRILQPDPRKIIPDDSRSIAKGAIALWNEGASNWRIRQIEQLVSHLGGKATTPWSKLTAKIRTAIMEGSDAEMRFRYKGEKSRYSYKGTFDGLLPMISRRYLEAESDDLRSELEKFMTAQECTDCGGRRLKPEALAVTFAGKSIDSVVAMSLGDAREFFSAIRLSERDQAIAGKVLQEIRDRLHFLSEVGVAYLSLDRAAATLAGGEAQRIRLATQIGSRLMGVLYVLDEPSIGLHQRDNRRLLDALLGLRDLGNTVLVVEHDEETIATADHVIDLGPRAGEHGGEIVAEGTMEEVVRYERSLTADYLTGRRSIAIPEERREPGEAKLRILGARENNLKNIDVEIPLGLFVAVSGVSGSGKSTLVNEILYKAVAREIYRSVAVPGEHESIEGLDQIDKIINIDQSPIGRTPRSNPATYTGVFTEIRNLMSRVPEARMRGWKPGRFSFNVKGGRCESCRGDGQVKIEMHFLPDIYVTCEVCGGKRYNRETLQVHYKGLSISEILEMPVERALEVFENVPRIHRVLDTLNQVGLGYIRLGQPATTLSGGEAQRVKLAKELSKRSTGKTLYILDEPTTGLHFDDVAKLVGLMHGLVGKGNTVVIIEHNLDVLKTADWLIDLGPEGGRGGGKIVAQGSPEAVSSVSDSHTGLWLKRVFSSDRLVAAG